Proteins found in one Massilia sp. H6 genomic segment:
- a CDS encoding YraN family protein: protein MWPLRLSLRQAQGRNWEQAALLHLKRQGLTAVEENFRCKGGEIDLVMRDGATLVFVEVRQRADTVHGGAAASITPAKIRRLVRAAQVYLLRFPVTPPCRFDVVAIDGSHIEWLRDVIN, encoded by the coding sequence ATGTGGCCGCTGCGCCTGTCATTACGGCAGGCCCAGGGCCGCAACTGGGAGCAGGCTGCCCTGCTCCACCTGAAGCGCCAGGGGTTGACGGCGGTCGAAGAGAATTTTCGCTGCAAGGGCGGCGAAATCGACCTGGTCATGCGCGACGGCGCCACCCTGGTGTTCGTCGAGGTACGCCAGCGCGCCGATACCGTCCACGGCGGCGCCGCCGCCAGCATTACCCCCGCCAAGATCCGGCGCCTGGTGCGGGCGGCGCAGGTCTACCTGCTGCGCTTTCCCGTCACCCCGCCCTGCCGCTTCGACGTGGTGGCCATCGACGGCAGCCATATTGAATGGCTGCGCGACGTCATCAATTGA